Proteins from a genomic interval of Arvicola amphibius chromosome 10, mArvAmp1.2, whole genome shotgun sequence:
- the LOC119825091 gene encoding claudin-3, translated as MSMGLEITGTSLAVLGWLCSIVCCALPMWRVSAFIGSSIITAQITWEGLWMNCVVQSTGQMQCKVYDSLLALPQDLQAARALIVVSILMAAFGLLVALVGAQCTNCVQDETAKAKITIGAGVLFLLASLLTLVPVSWSANTIIRDFYNPLVPEAQKREMGAGLYVGWAAAALQLLGGALLCCSCPPRDKYTTTKVLYSAPRSTGPGTGTGTAYDRKDYV; from the coding sequence ATGTCCATGGGCCTGGAGATCACCGGCACGTCGCTGGCCGTGCTGGGCTGGCTGTGCAGCATCGTGTGCTGCGCTCTCCCCATGTGGCGCGTCTCGGCATTCATCGGTAGCAGCATCATCACGGCGCAGATCACCTGGGAGGGCCTGTGGATGAACTGCGTGGTGCAGAGCACCGGGCAGATGCAATGCAAGGTGTACGACTCGCTGCTGGCCCTGCCGCAGGACCTGCAGGCTGCCCGAGCCCTCATCGTGGTGTCCATCCTGATGGCCGCCTTCGGGCTCCTCGTGGCGCTCGTTGGCGCCCAGTGCACTAACTGCGTACAAGACGAGACGGCCAAAGCCAAGATCACCATCGGGGCGGGAGTTCTTTTCCTGTTGGCCTCTCTGCTCACCTTAGTACCCGTGTCCTGGTCGGCCAACACCATCATCAGGGATTTCTATAACCCACTGGTGCCTGAGGCCCAGAAGCGGGAGATGGGAGCCGGCCTGTACGTGGGCTGGGCAGCCGCCGCATTGCAGCTACTAGGGGGCGCCTTGCTCTGCTGCTCCTGCCCACCACGCGATAAGTACACGACCACCAAGGTCCTCTATTCTGCGCCGCGATCCACCGGGCCTGGCACCGGTACCGGCACCGCCTATGACCGCAAGGACTATGTCTGA